Proteins encoded together in one Prochlorococcus marinus str. MIT 9211 window:
- a CDS encoding phycobiliprotein lyase, producing the protein MNIEQFVAQSLGEWKAMRSSHSLAFKQFEEIISKIIIKPLDINDSNIQELIEDSIYKKEEMVQPFQIEWQAESNWEEDSEQKDMKGSSILIPILRRSKNGIIIRSIGYTEKVRAISYFKFLEDGTMILSTQYNQSTAEERIWFISNSVRCRSSVVRSKDSSAILQTSFSSEVKLRGNP; encoded by the coding sequence ATGAACATTGAGCAATTTGTTGCTCAAAGCTTGGGTGAATGGAAGGCAATGAGAAGCAGTCATTCTCTAGCCTTTAAACAATTCGAAGAAATAATAAGCAAAATTATAATTAAACCGCTAGATATTAATGATTCAAATATACAAGAGCTTATAGAAGATAGTATTTATAAGAAAGAAGAGATGGTACAACCTTTTCAAATAGAATGGCAAGCAGAAAGCAACTGGGAGGAAGATTCAGAACAAAAAGATATGAAAGGTAGTAGCATTCTTATTCCAATATTAAGAAGAAGTAAAAATGGTATTATTATTCGCAGTATTGGTTATACCGAAAAAGTCAGAGCCATTTCATATTTTAAATTTCTAGAAGACGGAACGATGATTCTTTCTACTCAGTATAATCAATCAACAGCAGAAGAACGGATTTGGTTTATATCTAATAGTGTAAGATGTCGCTCATCTGTTGTACGCTCAAAAGATTCATCAGCAATACTACAAACTTCATTTTCTTCCGAAGTAAAGTTAAGAGGTAATCCATAA
- a CDS encoding HEAT repeat domain-containing protein translates to MQDSLNNRPKLETLLSDFLHPNPNINKDAYIDMQEYWPEESIQYLKSNLDSDDVELRRKSVKALSYFGTPIIPTILELYISNSSLRFRVGCLKVLVILAANNNMDNFYKDMQGVIEMAINDDSVELTLAIISLLRQLGQIACPILMRLSVDKNILRAKAAITALGEISDARSEKLLKQLSNNKELDCILRESALEALRYK, encoded by the coding sequence ATGCAAGATTCTTTAAACAATAGGCCTAAATTAGAAACTTTATTATCTGACTTTTTACACCCTAACCCTAACATTAATAAAGATGCTTATATTGATATGCAAGAATATTGGCCAGAAGAATCAATACAATATTTGAAATCTAATCTCGATAGCGATGATGTTGAACTAAGAAGAAAATCTGTAAAGGCTCTTTCTTATTTTGGTACACCTATTATTCCCACCATTTTGGAATTGTATATTTCTAATTCAAGCTTAAGATTCCGGGTTGGTTGTCTCAAAGTCCTAGTAATCTTAGCAGCAAATAATAATATGGATAATTTCTATAAGGATATGCAGGGTGTTATTGAGATGGCTATTAATGATGATTCAGTAGAGTTAACACTAGCAATTATTTCTCTTTTAAGACAGCTAGGGCAGATAGCTTGCCCTATTCTTATGCGATTATCAGTAGACAAGAATATCCTTAGAGCTAAAGCTGCAATAACGGCTTTGGGTGAAATTTCTGATGCAAGATCTGAGAAACTTTTAAAACAACTTTCCAATAACAAAGAATTAGATTGTATTTTAAGAGAAAGTGCCTTAGAAGCTTTACGTTATAAATAG
- a CDS encoding HEAT repeat domain-containing protein codes for MEESLGGSSDEVNYSLTEDEATTLANELTIKLKNGDRPEGNQEQIKQLIAGLADKRGLLRRTFSESLGLIGKKATPELRHALLNSQNVTVRRAAAKTLKLVGDPDALPDLLKALLTDADLVVQGSSAGAIAIFGEKGVQYLLPVLENPLSTSIQCGLAKWGLAFIGAEGAKSLKKAAKSKQSIVRASAIAALGDQIQSLNDDEAKSLVINALNDCSNEVQIEAINLIGILQEYDWDTRLITTKLDSDDIEIRKQAALALMKLNAKDQIESLKERLDIESNLNVISIINLTIKMLTD; via the coding sequence TTGGAAGAAAGCTTGGGAGGCTCAAGTGACGAGGTGAATTACTCCTTAACTGAAGATGAAGCTACCACTCTTGCCAACGAGTTAACGATCAAACTTAAAAATGGAGATCGTCCCGAAGGTAATCAAGAGCAAATCAAACAACTGATTGCAGGTCTTGCAGATAAACGCGGACTTCTAAGAAGAACATTCTCAGAAAGCCTTGGTTTAATAGGCAAGAAAGCAACCCCAGAACTTCGTCATGCTTTGCTCAATAGTCAAAATGTAACTGTGAGAAGAGCCGCAGCAAAAACTCTTAAACTAGTAGGCGATCCAGATGCCTTGCCAGATCTTCTAAAAGCACTATTAACTGATGCCGATCTAGTAGTTCAAGGTTCTTCAGCAGGAGCAATTGCTATTTTTGGAGAGAAAGGAGTTCAATATCTTTTACCGGTCCTAGAAAATCCTCTATCAACATCAATCCAATGTGGTCTTGCTAAATGGGGGCTGGCTTTTATAGGCGCAGAAGGAGCTAAAAGTCTTAAAAAAGCAGCAAAGTCAAAGCAATCAATCGTCAGAGCTTCAGCCATAGCTGCTCTTGGAGATCAAATTCAATCATTGAATGATGACGAAGCAAAATCGCTTGTCATCAATGCGTTGAACGACTGTTCTAATGAAGTACAAATTGAAGCAATAAATCTAATAGGTATTTTACAAGAATATGATTGGGACACTAGATTAATAACTACCAAATTAGATAGTGATGACATAGAGATAAGAAAGCAAGCGGCTCTAGCATTAATGAAGCTTAACGCTAAAGATCAAATCGAAAGCTTAAAAGAAAGGCTAGATATAGAAAGTAATTTAAATGTAATTAGTATTATAAATCTTACAATAAAAATGTTAACGGATTAA
- a CDS encoding HEAT repeat domain-containing protein — MNIASLDNLPPLTKQEALNILATPLNDLKLGSDYYKAVFHLAKYPCKETEEALLALLYKESFEQPIQIAQRKAIEILAHLDCRRAIPVIGNLLTSDDPYIVENSAWALNKLGCNEKVLHSYIGTLLTQPNQNRRILVQSLSGMLARSELSKIRDLFNSDPLSPGVKGACIAAIFRLTGESSEVSQLGKYLELPNQNDRQSAVQDIIDANASSLLGKVVSTPISPFFKLRAIDHLWSKKLDNNDNKELFNIIETTLIDDPNKLALVKSSNHQEDIDSCIKKLFNTDFNVGYIALKILLGKKLSNVFPHLINSWDKITKDYGAIYFLTILFRKIEGLDQSQTNLVIEFLFSCLSNDWPLFMKFRSSAIISLMKIDPSICKGHISQWLDVNLNPYWPCRYSTLMCMDELLGPLELYPFIGDLKNKFNDNNRFVSAKAKDIFYRL, encoded by the coding sequence ATGAATATTGCTTCACTGGACAATTTACCTCCTCTAACCAAGCAGGAAGCCTTAAATATTTTGGCAACCCCTCTAAATGACCTGAAATTGGGAAGCGATTATTATAAAGCTGTTTTTCATTTGGCTAAATATCCTTGTAAAGAAACAGAAGAAGCCCTTTTGGCCTTGCTATATAAAGAATCTTTTGAGCAACCAATTCAAATAGCTCAGAGAAAAGCTATTGAGATACTTGCTCATTTAGATTGTCGTCGAGCAATTCCTGTGATTGGCAATTTACTTACAAGTGATGATCCATATATTGTTGAAAATTCTGCATGGGCATTAAATAAACTTGGCTGTAATGAAAAGGTTCTGCATAGTTATATTGGTACCTTATTAACCCAACCTAATCAAAACCGAAGGATCTTAGTTCAATCTCTATCAGGGATGTTGGCTAGGTCTGAGTTGTCAAAAATAAGAGATTTATTCAACTCAGATCCACTTTCTCCTGGTGTAAAAGGTGCTTGTATTGCTGCTATTTTTAGATTAACAGGTGAAAGTTCTGAAGTAAGCCAATTAGGTAAATATCTTGAACTGCCTAACCAGAATGATCGCCAATCAGCTGTGCAAGATATTATCGATGCTAATGCTAGTAGCCTTTTGGGAAAAGTAGTAAGCACGCCAATCTCGCCTTTCTTTAAATTAAGAGCAATAGATCATCTATGGTCTAAGAAACTTGATAATAATGATAATAAAGAACTTTTTAATATAATAGAAACAACATTAATAGATGATCCTAATAAGCTTGCACTTGTGAAGAGTTCTAATCATCAAGAAGATATAGATTCTTGTATAAAGAAATTGTTTAATACTGATTTTAATGTTGGTTACATAGCCTTAAAAATTCTTCTGGGGAAAAAACTATCTAATGTATTCCCTCACTTGATTAATTCATGGGATAAAATAACTAAAGATTATGGTGCTATTTACTTTTTAACTATTCTTTTTAGAAAAATAGAAGGTTTGGATCAGTCTCAAACTAATCTAGTAATAGAGTTCTTATTTTCTTGTCTTAGCAATGATTGGCCCTTATTTATGAAATTTAGATCTTCTGCAATTATATCTTTAATGAAGATAGATCCAAGTATTTGTAAAGGTCATATATCTCAATGGTTAGATGTAAACTTAAATCCATATTGGCCTTGTAGATATTCAACATTAATGTGCATGGATGAGCTCTTGGGACCACTAGAATTATATCCATTTATTGGAGACTTGAAAAATAAATTCAATGATAATAATAGGTTTGTGAGTGCCAAAGCTAAAGATATTTTCTACAGGCTATAA
- a CDS encoding FGGY-family carbohydrate kinase, translating into MGSLPLALGIDLGTSGVRIAIVNRNKDLIYTSSVNYENNLEDYHDWINSCEKLIREIPKSFKSNLVACSVDGTSGTIIACDFQGDPISKAVPYHSNCIDETKGILKLSTIKNSSLERYSSIRKALYLTNKYGCDILLRHQADWITGWLLNNWDLGEEGNNIKLGWNLLSKTWLKDVQNLEWRNCLPKIISSGNLFGTVSSSISKRLDLPRNLKVFAGTTDSNAAVLAVNPSSTDGVTVLGSTLVIKRFVNGPIRSHGITNHLVGGQWLSGGASNTGAAVLRRFFSDEDLIELSRQINPEIDSGLKLMPLMIKGERFPVNDPDLEPILGPRPTSDSLYLHGLLESIARIEAQGWNKFEKLGIKAPQRIITIGGGARNPQWRRIRERIIGIPILSSKKQPAEGVALLAMQSIHKSL; encoded by the coding sequence ATGGGAAGTCTTCCCTTAGCGCTAGGAATAGACCTTGGTACTAGTGGTGTTCGCATTGCAATAGTCAATAGAAATAAAGACCTAATTTATACTTCATCAGTAAATTATGAAAATAACCTAGAAGATTATCATGATTGGATTAATTCTTGTGAAAAACTAATTAGAGAAATACCAAAATCATTCAAATCTAATCTAGTTGCCTGCTCTGTAGATGGAACTTCAGGAACGATAATAGCATGTGATTTTCAAGGGGATCCTATTAGCAAAGCAGTTCCTTATCATAGTAATTGTATAGATGAAACAAAGGGAATATTAAAACTAAGCACTATAAAAAATAGCTCTCTAGAAAGATATAGTAGCATTAGAAAAGCATTATATTTAACTAATAAGTATGGATGCGATATATTACTAAGGCATCAGGCCGACTGGATTACTGGTTGGTTGTTAAATAATTGGGATTTAGGGGAAGAAGGAAATAACATTAAACTTGGCTGGAATCTCCTAAGTAAAACATGGCTTAAAGATGTTCAAAATTTAGAGTGGCGTAATTGTCTCCCAAAAATAATTTCTAGCGGGAATTTATTTGGTACAGTTTCATCATCTATTTCTAAAAGATTAGATCTTCCTAGGAATCTTAAAGTATTTGCAGGAACAACAGATTCAAATGCAGCTGTTCTTGCTGTAAATCCATCATCAACTGATGGCGTAACAGTTTTAGGAAGTACATTAGTAATTAAAAGATTTGTAAATGGGCCTATTAGAAGTCATGGTATTACTAACCATTTGGTTGGGGGTCAATGGCTTTCAGGGGGTGCATCTAATACAGGTGCAGCTGTTTTAAGAAGATTCTTTTCTGATGAAGATCTGATAGAGCTGAGTAGACAGATAAATCCAGAAATAGATAGTGGTTTAAAGCTAATGCCTCTTATGATAAAAGGAGAGCGATTCCCAGTTAACGACCCTGACCTAGAACCAATTCTTGGGCCTAGGCCAACGAGTGACTCTCTATATCTCCATGGACTCCTCGAAAGCATTGCCCGTATAGAAGCCCAAGGATGGAATAAGTTTGAAAAACTCGGTATTAAAGCGCCTCAAAGAATAATTACTATTGGTGGCGGAGCACGCAATCCTCAATGGCGTCGTATAAGGGAAAGAATAATTGGAATCCCCATACTTTCTTCCAAAAAGCAGCCTGCAGAAGGGGTAGCTCTATTAGCGATGCAATCAATTCATAAATCCTTATGA
- a CDS encoding chromophore lyase CpcT/CpeT, protein MDYSEETTAKSFAKIFSGHFTNKQQANKYPKDFAHINIFVRPLEFKLFDSLSFYSEQSYDHSPWSPYRQAVQKINIKKGLIILETYNLKNHKRVAGAGFNLELINYINRDDLIPRFGCEMHFIEPKKGHYRGSLRPGKTCFINREGQETYLLSKVEINKKKWVSIDEGYDVQTDKKVWGSENGPYEFLRVEE, encoded by the coding sequence TTGGACTATTCTGAGGAAACTACTGCAAAAAGTTTTGCCAAGATATTCTCAGGACACTTTACTAATAAACAACAAGCAAACAAATATCCAAAAGATTTTGCACATATAAATATCTTTGTCAGACCACTAGAATTTAAATTATTTGACTCTTTAAGCTTTTACTCTGAGCAGAGTTATGACCATTCACCATGGTCACCTTATAGGCAAGCTGTCCAAAAGATCAATATAAAAAAAGGATTGATTATACTTGAAACTTATAATCTTAAAAACCATAAGAGGGTTGCTGGTGCAGGATTTAACCTTGAGCTTATTAATTACATTAATAGAGATGATCTAATACCTAGATTTGGATGTGAAATGCATTTTATTGAGCCTAAGAAAGGACATTATAGGGGCAGCTTAAGACCTGGAAAAACTTGTTTTATCAATAGAGAGGGCCAAGAGACTTATCTATTAAGCAAAGTAGAAATAAATAAAAAAAAATGGGTAAGTATAGACGAAGGATATGATGTTCAAACAGATAAAAAAGTCTGGGGTTCTGAGAATGGTCCATATGAATTCCTAAGAGTTGAAGAATAA
- a CDS encoding phycobilisome rod-core linker polypeptide — MVLISKNELENILSEINNNKPVGYGKTRVSGSNQTTYFMHSKSACMPGQQEKFTSNINSKLEQDVKYPENHFTRVFKREKYLLQKKPIGKKYNHNYHQVFTFKEYLPYDDISLEEAIQSSYRQVFGNLYPMESQRPIDIERRLRNGDIPIREFIRSLAKSTFYRNNYFDRVSQKKCIQLSFKHLLGRPLFNSHELISNIELIHSEGYEAHVDSLVDSLEYEEFFGEDLVPYQRFWDSPIGAQTSSFINTALYAKGFARSDNVIYGISNQ; from the coding sequence ATGGTTCTTATTAGCAAAAATGAACTTGAGAATATACTCTCAGAAATCAACAACAATAAACCCGTAGGGTATGGCAAAACTAGAGTTTCTGGTAGCAATCAAACAACTTATTTTATGCACTCAAAGAGTGCTTGCATGCCTGGACAACAAGAAAAGTTCACCTCAAATATCAATTCCAAGCTTGAGCAAGACGTAAAATACCCAGAAAATCATTTTACAAGAGTTTTTAAAAGAGAGAAATATCTATTACAAAAGAAGCCAATTGGCAAAAAGTATAACCATAATTATCACCAAGTATTTACCTTCAAAGAATACTTACCTTATGATGACATCTCGCTTGAGGAAGCAATACAATCTTCTTATCGTCAAGTATTTGGAAATTTATATCCTATGGAGAGTCAAAGACCAATAGATATTGAAAGAAGGCTAAGGAATGGAGATATTCCTATCAGAGAGTTCATTAGAAGCCTAGCAAAATCTACTTTTTATCGAAACAACTATTTCGATAGAGTTAGCCAAAAAAAATGCATACAGCTAAGTTTCAAACATTTACTTGGAAGGCCATTATTCAACAGCCATGAGCTTATAAGCAACATAGAGTTAATCCATTCAGAGGGGTATGAAGCCCATGTAGATTCCCTAGTAGATTCTTTAGAGTATGAAGAGTTTTTTGGAGAAGATTTAGTTCCTTACCAAAGATTCTGGGATTCACCTATAGGAGCTCAGACATCAAGTTTTATAAATACAGCTCTATATGCAAAAGGCTTTGCTAGAAGTGATAACGTAATTTATGGAATAAGTAACCAATAG
- a CDS encoding nucleotide sugar dehydrogenase yields the protein MSGSKSPATIKNICCIGAGYVGGPTMAVIADRCPSIQVKVVDINQSRINAWNSSDLTKLPVYEPGLDLVINRARHRNLHFSIEVEKAISEADMVFISVNTPTKTKGLGAGKASDLKWVEACARQVANFAKGHTIVVEKSTLPVRTAEVIKTILEAAQSSLDRDLNSPTFEVLSNPEFLAEGSAIHDLEEPDRVLIGGENSQAINSLAWIYQHWVPEEKILRTNVWSSELAKLTANAFLAQRISSINSIGALCEATGADVREVARAIGTDSRIGSKFLDAGPGFGGSCFKKDILNLVYLSRYFGLPEVADFWEGVVDLNTWHQHRISRLVVKKLFGTLSGKRVAMLGFAFKANTNDTRESSAINIAKDLLDEGAQLSIHDPKVDPKQIAVDLDLPESKSFVSKEFGSNEKLGEGIWCFAKDIADACSFADAVLILTEWHQYSQIDWVEISKKMRNPAWVFDARSIVDSEKVFDAGLQFWRVGDGSERISN from the coding sequence ATGAGTGGATCTAAATCTCCAGCGACGATTAAAAATATTTGTTGTATAGGTGCAGGGTATGTTGGTGGACCCACAATGGCTGTTATTGCTGACAGGTGTCCTTCTATACAGGTGAAAGTTGTAGACATTAATCAGTCAAGAATTAACGCATGGAATAGTTCCGACTTAACTAAATTGCCAGTTTATGAACCAGGCTTGGATTTGGTTATCAACCGTGCAAGACATAGAAATCTGCATTTTTCTATAGAGGTAGAAAAGGCAATCTCAGAAGCTGATATGGTTTTCATATCGGTGAATACTCCAACAAAGACTAAGGGATTAGGCGCCGGTAAAGCGAGTGATCTCAAGTGGGTAGAAGCCTGTGCTCGCCAAGTCGCAAATTTTGCAAAAGGACATACCATTGTCGTAGAAAAAAGTACTTTGCCAGTTAGAACTGCCGAAGTAATTAAAACAATTTTGGAGGCTGCTCAGTCGTCCTTAGACCGAGATTTGAATTCTCCTACTTTTGAAGTTTTATCCAACCCTGAATTCTTGGCTGAAGGAAGTGCGATTCATGATCTGGAAGAGCCTGATCGAGTCCTTATAGGAGGTGAAAACTCTCAAGCAATTAATTCTTTGGCATGGATTTATCAGCATTGGGTTCCTGAAGAAAAGATTTTAAGAACAAATGTCTGGAGTAGTGAATTGGCTAAGCTCACCGCTAATGCATTTTTGGCTCAGAGAATAAGTTCAATAAATTCAATTGGCGCTTTATGTGAGGCCACTGGAGCAGATGTAAGAGAGGTTGCGCGCGCGATTGGAACTGATAGCCGAATTGGCTCAAAGTTTCTTGATGCAGGTCCTGGTTTTGGAGGCAGTTGCTTTAAAAAAGATATTCTTAATCTTGTTTATTTATCACGCTACTTTGGCTTACCTGAAGTGGCTGATTTTTGGGAGGGAGTGGTAGATCTAAATACTTGGCATCAACATAGAATCTCAAGATTAGTGGTCAAGAAGCTTTTTGGCACTTTGTCCGGGAAAAGGGTGGCAATGCTTGGCTTCGCCTTTAAGGCAAATACTAATGACACTAGGGAATCTTCGGCTATTAACATCGCAAAGGATTTGTTAGATGAAGGCGCTCAGCTATCAATTCATGATCCAAAGGTAGACCCAAAGCAAATAGCTGTTGACTTGGACTTACCAGAAAGCAAGTCTTTTGTTTCTAAGGAATTTGGCTCTAATGAAAAATTAGGAGAAGGTATTTGGTGCTTTGCGAAAGATATTGCCGATGCTTGTAGTTTTGCAGATGCAGTTTTGATTCTTACTGAGTGGCACCAATATTCTCAGATTGACTGGGTTGAGATTTCTAAAAAGATGAGAAATCCTGCATGGGTTTTTGATGCAAGGTCAATTGTAGATTCAGAAAAAGTATTCGATGCAGGTCTGCAATTTTGGCGAGTAGGAGATGGATCGGAAAGGATAAGTAATTAG
- a CDS encoding bleomycin hydrolase, producing MLDAFSRAVVSADSKGTPIGTAELASLRKYVTDANKRIDATLAITQNVSCIAADAVSGMVCENTGLTQPGGNCYPTRRMAACLRDGEIILRYVSYALLAGDASVLDDRCINGLKETYIALGVPIANAIRAIEIMKIATIAIMTETNTGRKMFEGINSGSGAQCKDIAAEAATYFDRVINALS from the coding sequence ATGCTTGATGCATTTTCTCGTGCTGTTGTAAGTGCTGATTCCAAAGGAACTCCCATTGGTACTGCTGAGCTTGCTTCTCTACGAAAATACGTAACTGATGCAAATAAGCGTATTGACGCTACTCTTGCAATTACTCAAAACGTATCTTGCATTGCTGCAGATGCAGTATCTGGAATGGTTTGTGAAAATACAGGATTAACCCAGCCTGGCGGCAATTGCTACCCAACACGTCGGATGGCGGCTTGCTTGAGAGATGGAGAGATAATTTTGAGATATGTCAGCTATGCGCTTCTTGCAGGTGACGCTTCAGTCTTGGACGATAGATGCATAAATGGTCTAAAAGAAACTTATATTGCTTTAGGAGTTCCTATAGCTAATGCAATTAGGGCAATAGAGATTATGAAAATTGCGACTATTGCAATAATGACTGAAACTAATACTGGAAGAAAAATGTTTGAGGGTATTAATTCAGGTTCAGGTGCACAATGCAAAGATATTGCTGCAGAGGCTGCAACATATTTCGATAGAGTTATAAATGCTCTTAGTTAA
- a CDS encoding BCD family MFS transporter, with protein MRSFNNKELILKNSNQLTPLGLARLSLFQGCLGCLAVIFAGMLNRIMISELAFPAILVGGGLAFEQLVAPSRVLFGNLSDNWPIRERKRTPYIYLGSAAFCILAVLSIPIIFITEEALASGSFIAIASSAIGLCTLFALYGLAISMATTPYLALVIDLTTEKERPKVVGIIWCMLTIGIVVGAIAISITTKGLDGITDPLLLQPTLQKFMLRVSLIIFTISIFSCLGIEPKSNKFKSKERKQRQEIGLKPAWNLIRSSNQIFIFFSFLILYTLGLFLQDPILESFGAEVFNLPISKTTLLNAYWGIGTLIGLLIAGLWITPRIGKFKAAKIGCWMITTSLILIIISGYTKDENLLFGVLLIFGLAAGIATNSALSLMLDLTLPEVAGTFVGVWGLAQALSRAMGKLLGGGLLDIGRVISGPNNPLLAFSFVFSLEIIITIIAVLILNNVSVNKFKQETSAKMEDILMAELDN; from the coding sequence ATGAGATCATTCAATAATAAAGAGCTTATTTTGAAAAACTCGAATCAATTAACTCCCTTAGGTCTCGCGAGACTTAGCTTATTCCAAGGGTGCTTAGGCTGCCTGGCTGTCATCTTTGCTGGGATGCTTAACAGAATCATGATCTCAGAGCTTGCATTTCCAGCAATTCTTGTAGGAGGAGGGCTTGCTTTTGAGCAATTGGTAGCACCTTCAAGAGTTTTATTTGGGAACCTATCAGACAATTGGCCAATTAGAGAGAGAAAAAGAACTCCATATATATATCTAGGGTCAGCTGCATTTTGCATATTAGCTGTACTATCTATCCCAATAATATTTATTACTGAAGAGGCATTAGCCTCAGGTTCTTTCATTGCTATTGCATCAAGTGCTATTGGTCTATGTACATTATTTGCTTTATATGGTCTAGCTATATCTATGGCTACTACTCCTTATCTAGCGTTAGTTATTGATCTAACTACTGAGAAAGAAAGGCCTAAAGTAGTAGGAATAATATGGTGCATGCTAACAATAGGAATTGTTGTGGGAGCAATTGCAATTTCAATAACGACTAAGGGACTAGATGGAATAACTGATCCTTTACTACTTCAACCAACTCTCCAAAAATTTATGCTAAGAGTGAGTTTAATTATTTTTACTATATCTATATTTTCTTGTCTTGGTATTGAGCCAAAGAGTAATAAATTTAAGTCAAAAGAAAGAAAGCAAAGGCAAGAAATAGGTTTAAAACCTGCCTGGAATTTAATACGATCTAGCAATCAAATATTTATATTTTTCAGCTTCCTGATACTTTATACATTAGGGCTTTTCCTGCAAGACCCAATTCTTGAAAGTTTTGGCGCAGAGGTATTTAACCTGCCTATCTCAAAGACAACATTATTGAATGCATATTGGGGAATTGGAACTTTAATAGGACTTCTAATTGCAGGTTTATGGATTACACCCCGGATTGGCAAGTTTAAAGCTGCTAAAATTGGATGCTGGATGATTACTACCTCTTTAATATTAATCATTATAAGTGGCTATACAAAAGATGAAAACTTACTTTTTGGAGTGTTATTAATCTTTGGATTAGCCGCAGGAATAGCTACTAATAGTGCTCTTTCTTTAATGCTAGATCTAACTCTTCCAGAGGTTGCAGGTACTTTTGTAGGGGTTTGGGGCCTAGCTCAAGCATTATCAAGAGCAATGGGGAAACTACTAGGAGGAGGGCTTTTAGACATCGGGAGGGTTATAAGTGGTCCTAATAATCCTTTGCTTGCATTCTCGTTTGTATTTAGTCTTGAAATAATTATAACTATAATTGCAGTTTTAATACTTAATAATGTTAGTGTTAACAAGTTCAAGCAAGAAACATCAGCTAAGATGGAAGATATACTTATGGCAGAACTTGATAATTAG
- a CDS encoding bleomycin hydrolase, which produces MKSAVTTVITSADASGRFPTISDLESVKGSFDRAPARLEAAEKLAVYIDKFTADALDEVYGKGGYEQANKDKCARDIHHYLRLINYCLVTGGTGPLDEWGIAGMREVIRAQLLPTAAYIEAFIFIRDSIDVPGQMGQQAATEFKALLDYLINALA; this is translated from the coding sequence ATGAAATCAGCAGTAACAACAGTAATCACTTCAGCTGATGCTTCAGGTAGGTTCCCTACTATTAGTGATTTGGAATCAGTAAAGGGCTCGTTTGACAGAGCACCTGCTCGATTAGAGGCTGCTGAGAAGTTAGCAGTATATATAGACAAATTTACAGCTGATGCTTTAGATGAGGTTTATGGTAAAGGGGGTTATGAGCAGGCAAATAAAGATAAATGTGCCAGAGATATCCATCATTATCTACGTTTAATAAATTATTGCCTGGTTACAGGAGGTACTGGCCCATTAGACGAATGGGGTATAGCTGGAATGCGAGAAGTGATTAGGGCCCAGTTGCTGCCAACTGCTGCATATATTGAGGCATTTATCTTTATTCGTGACTCCATAGATGTACCCGGACAAATGGGTCAGCAAGCAGCAACTGAATTTAAGGCCTTGCTTGATTACTTGATTAATGCACTTGCGTAA